One stretch of Chiroxiphia lanceolata isolate bChiLan1 chromosome 1, bChiLan1.pri, whole genome shotgun sequence DNA includes these proteins:
- the LOC116799560 gene encoding MARVEL domain-containing protein 3-like yields MSPTGSQYQDKQYRHHENHRSDRYKEDRRARKPYQYNARSTEDIRGGQHSRTSTVCSDRYSKTSGAAQEYFDPQPEFYPPKETFSMKCSKVCTTRGILKFVEITVNLLVLICVGASQASVAGFTSLGGFGSFSLNSAYSPFEGTELQEVRELDMQITQMRAPCVYGGVAFSLTAAVLTLVFLIVGAKPIQQLRTGLLVGECAFNLLAGAAYVVAVGLYLHFVSQVNSTEVCKRRERLYARRGYTSMNCVVQGGDAAVGLFGAVASCLYFASFVVCIRAVRTVRAFQSHVAKVQHSPKVSVKDRSIRNHHAVHRTSESSHNIQALATLV; encoded by the exons ATGTCTCCTACTGGGAGTCAGTACCAAGATAAGCAATACAGGCACCATGAGAACCATAGATCCGACAGATacaaagaagacagaagagcGAGAAAACCATACCAATACAATGCAAG ATCAACAGAAGACATTCGAGGTGGCCAGCACTCCAGAACTTCTACTGTTTGCTCAGACCGTTATTCTAAAAcctcaggagcagcacaggagtATTTTGACCCACAACCAGAGTTTTATCCTCCCAAGGAAACCTTCTCGATGAAGTGTTCAAAGGTATGCACAACAAGAG GCATTTTGAAGTTTGTGGAAATCACGGTTAACCTCCTGGTGTTGATTTGTGTGGGAGCTTCCCAAGCCTCTGTTGCAGGCTTCACATCCCTTGGAGGCTTTGGATCCTTTAGCCTGAATTCAGCCTATAGCCCCTTTGAGggcacagagctccaggaggtgAGGGAGCTGGACATGCAGATCACCCAGATGAGAGCTCCTTGTGTGTATGGCGGCGTAGCCTTCAGCTTAACAGCAGCAGTACTTACCCTTGTCTTCCTCATCGTGGGGGCAAAGCCCATCCAGCAGCTCAGGACAGGGCTGCTGGTAGGCGAGTGTGCCTTCAACCTGTTGGCTGGTGCAGCGTATGTTGTGGCAGTGGGCCTCTACCTGCATTTTGTCAGCCAGGTGAACTCCACAGAAGTTTGCAAGAGGCGTGAGAGGCTGTACGCGCGCCGCGGCTACACCTCCATGAACTGCGTGGTCCAGGGTGGCGACGCGGCCGTGGGCCTTTTCGGTGCCGTTGCCTCCTGCTTGTACTTTGCCAGCTTTGTGGTCTGCATCCGTGCTGTCCGAACTGTCAGAGCCTTCCAGAGCCATGTGGCCAAGGTTCAGCACAGCCCCAAAGTCAGTGTTAAGGACAGAAGCATCAGAAACCACCATGCTGTTCACAGGACCTCTGAAAGCTCCCACAATATCCAGGCTCTCGCCACGTTAGTGTGA